In one window of Fictibacillus phosphorivorans DNA:
- a CDS encoding MFS transporter: MKHRRLLVYLVALAAFLGPFSQTIYVPLIPEVTRELHTTPFLVNFSISIYTIFLALMQMVYGPLTDSIGRRKVMLTGILIYLVATIGCYFSSSIEFLLVCRSLQAIGIAAGSVVAVTVIGDLFEGKDRIQPMGTFQMMVSLGPVLGPVVGGFLSASFDFHMIFIALMCVGFIILAGNFIFLHETKPSTSKKQNFRFLDFLSILQNRIGYTVIGLGFIQYYALYNFLVFLPAIMSERYSLSVEQKGLVFLPLSLGIVVGSFFGGKMRKYNERKVIVYSAFLNVVSLFLFILVSNVSLILLIISISFFGLFLGMSLPVQTALLTQEFQSNRATAIGTYNFFRYMGMSIGPLLGSFLYHLGSYGLVYGFVDAILLLFVILMRKHLIQNKKSLN; encoded by the coding sequence GTGAAGCACCGCAGATTGTTAGTCTACCTAGTTGCACTTGCTGCGTTTCTCGGTCCTTTTTCTCAAACGATCTACGTACCTCTTATTCCTGAGGTGACGAGAGAACTTCATACGACACCTTTTTTGGTTAACTTTTCAATTTCGATCTATACCATTTTTCTAGCTTTGATGCAGATGGTTTATGGACCACTTACGGATTCAATCGGACGGCGTAAAGTGATGCTAACTGGTATCCTCATTTACTTAGTGGCTACAATCGGATGTTATTTTTCTTCAAGCATTGAATTTCTTTTAGTGTGTCGCTCTCTGCAAGCCATCGGAATTGCTGCGGGTTCCGTTGTAGCGGTAACGGTCATTGGTGATCTATTCGAAGGAAAAGATCGGATCCAACCTATGGGAACCTTTCAAATGATGGTGTCACTCGGCCCTGTCTTAGGTCCTGTAGTTGGTGGTTTTTTAAGTGCTTCTTTCGACTTCCATATGATTTTTATTGCGTTAATGTGTGTTGGATTTATTATCTTGGCAGGAAATTTTATCTTCTTGCACGAAACAAAACCAAGTACATCAAAAAAACAGAACTTTAGATTTTTAGATTTCCTTTCTATTTTGCAAAACCGTATTGGTTACACTGTTATCGGTTTAGGATTTATTCAATACTACGCTCTGTATAACTTCTTAGTATTTCTACCAGCTATTATGAGTGAAAGGTACTCATTGTCTGTAGAACAAAAGGGTTTGGTTTTCCTACCGCTATCACTAGGAATCGTAGTGGGAAGCTTTTTTGGCGGCAAAATGAGAAAATATAATGAACGAAAAGTGATTGTATACTCTGCCTTTTTGAACGTCGTTTCTTTATTTTTATTTATCCTAGTTTCGAACGTGTCGCTCATCTTATTGATCATTTCAATCTCGTTTTTCGGTCTGTTCTTAGGTATGTCATTACCCGTTCAGACAGCTCTTCTTACACAAGAGTTTCAATCCAATCGTGCTACGGCAATCGGTACGTATAACTTTTTTAGGTACATGGGGATGTCGATTGGACCCCTGTTAGGCAGTTTCCTCTATCATCTTGGTAGTTACGGTTTGGTATATGGTTTTGTAGATGCAATCTTACTACTTTTTGTCATTTTAATGAGAAAACATTTAATACAAAATAAAAAATCCCTCAATTAG
- a CDS encoding excisionase family DNA-binding protein, with translation MYLTIKETAEYLSMPEAVVESLVQQNKIRTIFDGDQHLINKEQFNTHFEQLEKYKKMVEEYLSEPIPEDWDAKDED, from the coding sequence ATGTATCTTACTATAAAAGAAACGGCTGAATATTTATCAATGCCTGAAGCGGTAGTTGAAAGCTTAGTACAGCAGAATAAAATCCGTACCATTTTTGACGGTGACCAGCATCTTATTAACAAGGAACAGTTCAATACTCATTTTGAACAGTTGGAAAAATATAAGAAGATGGTTGAGGAGTACTTGAGTGAACCTATCCCTGAAGACTGGGATGCTAAAGACGAAGATTAA
- a CDS encoding STAS domain-containing protein, whose amino-acid sequence MHRDKALHSFLMEKTWQLTEDWYQSIDKSKATGVYASTNPKTIETLKKQNHEFHEHFCEVFVTEESKFLKDFEKWVLMIAQDDEHLNTPLTVIMKEFFNVQKQYLNLIQEFVNLHQGEYPQTIIDAWNEIIIDTFNKIMTWFVEENQKYSEEKLIAQQEMINELSSPVIALNNHMGLLPLIGVIDTQRAKYIVENTLEQCTEKEITHLFIDLSGVLIIDTMVAQQIFSLIETLGLIGVKSTLSGIRPEIAMTAIQLGLSFEKVSIKSSLAQAIGSQQ is encoded by the coding sequence ATGCATAGAGATAAGGCGCTGCATTCTTTTTTAATGGAGAAAACATGGCAGTTGACGGAAGATTGGTACCAATCCATTGATAAATCAAAGGCCACGGGGGTATACGCTTCCACAAATCCCAAGACGATCGAAACGCTAAAAAAACAAAATCACGAATTTCACGAACATTTTTGTGAGGTTTTTGTTACGGAAGAAAGTAAATTTCTAAAAGACTTTGAAAAATGGGTGTTAATGATCGCTCAAGACGATGAGCACTTGAACACACCTTTAACGGTCATCATGAAAGAATTTTTCAACGTACAAAAGCAATATTTAAATCTCATACAAGAATTCGTTAATCTTCATCAAGGTGAATATCCTCAAACGATCATTGATGCATGGAATGAAATTATTATTGATACGTTTAATAAAATTATGACGTGGTTTGTTGAAGAAAACCAAAAGTATAGTGAAGAAAAATTAATTGCGCAGCAAGAGATGATCAACGAGCTAAGTTCACCTGTCATCGCCCTGAATAATCATATGGGACTTCTGCCATTAATCGGTGTGATTGACACACAAAGAGCCAAGTATATCGTTGAAAATACGCTCGAGCAGTGTACCGAAAAAGAGATCACACATCTTTTTATAGATCTCTCTGGTGTTCTAATCATTGATACGATGGTCGCTCAGCAGATTTTCTCTCTTATTGAAACGCTCGGTCTCATCGGAGTAAAGTCAACCTTATCTGGCATCCGACCTGAAATTGCTATGACCGCCATTCAATTAGGATTATCCTTTGAGAAAGTTTCCATAAAGTCGAGTCTTGCTCAAGCGATCGGTTCACAACAATAA